Proteins from a single region of Methanoculleus taiwanensis:
- the ilvB gene encoding biosynthetic-type acetolactate synthase large subunit, whose protein sequence is MKTGAKILIEALQREGVDTIFGYPGGSVLPIYDELYDSSIRHILVRHEQAAAHAADGYARASGRVGVCLATSGPGACNLVTGIATAYMDSVPVVALTGQVPTGMLGNDAFQESDITGITMPVTKHNYLVKNGADLAGVIREAFYVAGTGRPGPVLVDLPKDVTTNQVTAERPLPPEICLRGYQPTYQGHVRQIDKALSLIAEAARPVIYAGGGVVLSNASAELVAFAERAAIPVTTTLMGLGCVPCDHPLNLGMLGMHGTPAANYAITECDLLLAVGVRFDDRVTGKIEAFAPNATIVHIDIDPAEIGKNKPVDVPIVGDVRMVLQAMLERMQKHGETNGWRTRVADWKKRYPIGFPDDDNLRPQYIIRQLSDILKGEGIVVSEVGQNQMWTALHYCFTKPRTWLTSGGLGTMGYGFPAAIGAHYARPDMPVVDIAGDGSFQMNIQELGTVAQYDIPVKVVVLNNMYLGMVRQWQELFYDRRYSYTELPPVDFVKIAQAYGIDGIRVEEKEAVREALETALTTDGPFVLDFRIEREENVFPMAPAGAAINEMIGVHRK, encoded by the coding sequence ATGAAAACCGGAGCGAAGATACTGATTGAAGCGCTGCAGCGCGAAGGGGTGGATACCATATTCGGCTACCCCGGCGGCTCGGTGCTGCCGATCTATGACGAGCTCTACGACTCGTCGATCCGGCACATTCTGGTGAGGCACGAACAGGCAGCGGCACATGCAGCCGACGGGTATGCACGCGCAAGCGGCCGGGTAGGTGTATGCCTCGCCACCTCCGGTCCGGGTGCATGCAACCTCGTGACCGGTATCGCTACGGCGTATATGGACTCCGTCCCCGTCGTCGCGCTTACCGGTCAGGTTCCGACGGGGATGCTCGGCAACGACGCGTTCCAGGAGTCGGATATCACCGGAATCACCATGCCGGTCACGAAACACAACTACCTGGTGAAAAACGGTGCCGACCTCGCCGGCGTGATCCGGGAGGCGTTCTACGTCGCCGGAACCGGCAGGCCAGGGCCGGTCCTCGTCGATCTCCCGAAAGACGTTACCACAAATCAGGTCACGGCCGAGAGGCCGCTGCCTCCGGAGATATGCCTCCGCGGCTACCAGCCCACGTACCAGGGACATGTCCGGCAGATCGACAAAGCCCTCTCCCTGATAGCGGAGGCTGCACGGCCTGTCATCTACGCAGGCGGCGGTGTCGTCCTCTCAAACGCCTCGGCCGAACTCGTGGCGTTCGCGGAACGGGCGGCGATCCCGGTGACCACCACCCTGATGGGGCTCGGTTGTGTTCCCTGCGACCACCCGCTGAACCTCGGAATGCTCGGGATGCACGGAACTCCTGCAGCCAACTATGCCATCACCGAATGCGACCTTCTCCTCGCCGTCGGCGTCCGTTTCGACGACCGGGTGACCGGAAAGATCGAGGCGTTCGCCCCGAACGCGACGATCGTTCACATCGATATCGATCCCGCCGAGATCGGGAAGAACAAGCCCGTCGACGTTCCGATCGTCGGCGATGTCCGGATGGTCCTCCAGGCGATGCTCGAGCGGATGCAGAAGCACGGTGAGACGAACGGGTGGCGAACCCGGGTTGCGGACTGGAAGAAACGCTATCCGATCGGGTTCCCCGACGACGACAATCTCCGGCCGCAGTATATCATCCGCCAGCTCTCCGATATCCTGAAAGGAGAGGGGATAGTCGTCAGCGAGGTCGGGCAGAACCAGATGTGGACGGCGCTTCACTACTGCTTCACAAAACCGCGGACCTGGCTCACCTCCGGCGGGCTCGGCACGATGGGCTACGGCTTTCCCGCCGCAATCGGTGCGCATTACGCCCGCCCGGATATGCCCGTCGTCGATATCGCCGGCGACGGCAGTTTCCAGATGAACATCCAGGAGCTCGGGACGGTCGCCCAGTACGACATCCCGGTGAAGGTCGTCGTCTTAAACAACATGTACCTCGGGATGGTGCGGCAGTGGCAGGAGCTCTTCTACGACCGCCGCTACTCATACACGGAGCTGCCGCCAGTCGATTTCGTCAAGATAGCACAGGCATACGGCATCGACGGCATCAGGGTCGAAGAGAAGGAGGCCGTCCGCGAGGCGCTTGAGACGGCGCTTACGACCGACGGCCCGTTCGTCCTCGACTTCCGGATCGAACGCGAGGAGAACGTATTCCCGATGGCACCTGCAGGAGCTGCCATCAACGAGATGATCGGGGTGCACCGGAAATGA
- the ilvN gene encoding acetolactate synthase small subunit, with translation MKSHTLSVLVENRAGVLSRVAGMFSRRGFNIESLAVGTCEEPNMSRITIVVNGDDVQIEQVMKQANKLIEVIKVSDITERESVDRELALIKVAAEPGTSRAEIMQIADIFRAQIVDVGTKTLLLQVVGNTSKIDALETLLRQYGIKELVRTGKIAMLRGSKTVKSAK, from the coding sequence ATGAAGTCGCATACACTCAGCGTGCTCGTCGAGAACCGGGCAGGCGTCCTCTCCCGCGTCGCCGGGATGTTCTCACGGCGGGGCTTCAACATCGAGAGCCTTGCCGTTGGGACCTGCGAAGAGCCGAATATGAGCCGGATCACCATCGTCGTGAACGGCGACGACGTCCAGATAGAGCAGGTGATGAAGCAGGCGAACAAGCTCATCGAGGTGATCAAGGTCTCCGATATCACCGAACGCGAGAGCGTCGACCGGGAGCTCGCCCTGATCAAAGTGGCCGCAGAACCGGGCACGTCCCGTGCGGAGATCATGCAGATAGCCGATATCTTCCGGGCGCAGATCGTCGATGTCGGCACGAAGACGCTGCTCCTGCAGGTCGTCGGCAATACCAGCAAGATCGATGCGCTCGAGACGCTGCTGCGCCAGTACGGTATCAAAGAGCTCGTCAGGACGGGCAAAATCGCCATGCTCCGCGGCTCAAAGACCGTCAAGAGCGCAAAATAA